The DNA segment CAGTGATTCAATCTAACCGTAAGTTAACTGTCAGAAATTGAAGTAAGTTCTTGAAAAGAATGTTCGTACTTAACCTCCTATTTCCTCACCTAACGGTTAAGAGCATTAATTGACACAGCCCTCTTTTCCATACCGATGCCTAAGCGCTAGCCAATAACCTTTCTCTAACGATGTCAATTTTGGATTGGTTTCGTTAATAACCTCATAAGCACGCCGTTTCGCCGCATCCATGAAACGTTCAGTTTTGTCAGGTGATTGCACGATTAGAAGCTCCACAGGAAACAAAATTTAGGAATGCCGCTGCGTTGCAACACGAGATAACTGAGATCCCTCACCTACGAGAAGGACATCATTAGCTACAGCAAACTAATTTTGATGCGCTGGACTTATTAATGGCTATTATCGTTAGCCCACAATCTAAGCAATAAAAAGGAAACTTATAAAAGCCATCATAGTTAGTATTAAAGATGCATTCCAACCAACCTAGGCAAAAACTTGCTAACATGTGTGAAGATTTTATTTGTTACAGCTTTACCAGAGGTTTATGGCAACAGCTAGGGCGATTTTTCCAGGTTGTGTCGGTAACAATTCTACAAGGAACCCTGTAGCTTCCTAATTTGTCATAAATATGCTTCGCGTTCAAGTTTTGACTGCCTTCGTTTTCTCGTTACCATCGCATCGCAAGAAATAACTATTAGTAGTTCTTGCTTATGAATATCAGAAAAGTTGCAGATTGAGTTTCTGTGGATTTCAAATTATACAAAATCGAGCTCAACCAAACAACTTTAAGCTTTTAAAACGCTCAATTACTTATTAGGGATATGGGAGAACTTTTGACCACGAAATGACGCGTATGGAGTCCATAGTTACTCTCAAGTCTGCCTAGTAGGAATAGGAATAGTTAACTCAATCTAAACAGATGTTGAAATAGCCAACAATATTCACAGATACATGATGGAAATCTTCTCTTACTTTTTTCTTTTATTTTTAGCTATGATCAGGTGTTTGGCTTCATAAACTTTGACAAGTGATGCATCACTATCCTTAATCAATTCTAATGCTAAATAATATATAAATTTTGATTAGCTGAGGTTGTTCCTATCAAGATGCCTAACTAGAATTTTTCTAGATAGATCATTCTAGCGATGTTAATCCTACATCTAACAGTGTGGCAAAGATTGGTAGTTCGATAGGGTTAGATTTTTAGAAGATCAAGTCAAACCTGCTCCATTTCTTTAGCAAGAAAGCTAATTCTTCCACGATTTAAAGCAAAAAACTTGACGAGAGTTAAACCAGATATATTAGTTAATTAGTACTAAGATTTTTTGGAGCTAGAAGTGTCCTCATAAACTGATTGACTTAAAATAAAGTTATCTAGAGTCTCAAGTCAATCAATAAAATGACTGTAAATATTTGCACATCTAACCAAGACAATGGTTCGTTATGCCCGGATGTGTAGCGCTGCATGAAGGCGAAACAGTTGCGTTTTAAGAATTATTGCGTAGTACACGATAAATTACTTTTTGATATCTTAAACTGCCCATAAGATAAGCAATAGTTAGCTTTCGTTTTTAGTTAATCTGTACCATCTATCGCGCGGCGTTAATGTCGTTGGTGTTGGCCTGCCGCCTCCGGATCACTTCTGCCAACAGTTCAAGTTTGGTATTTTCCGATTCAGTAGCGCGGTTGGCCATCCAAATACTGGCAGCTTTTTGTTGGGCCAGCTGCTGCGCTAAAGCCAATGCTATTTCACGAAGCTGTTCAAGATTCTGACAGCCACAAATAAATCGTTCGAGCTTTTCTAACTCAAAAGTTTGTTCAAGCGATCGCTCAACAGGGTCAATACTCATGCAAAGCCTTCTGATGATGAAGTTGGGTACGATGATAGAAGGTGGCTATTGACCGCTGCCGATGCATTGGCTCAAGGTTCATGTACTGAGGACTTAAAATGGTAACCGGCACATAGGCAACAAGAACTGCGACCTCCACTTTATCTAAGAATGCGTACGGAGTCTGCGTCTATGGTGCCTAAAGCTGGCTTTGCTAGGGACCTTGAAGCCTATCTAGTGCAATTAAAGCGGAAGGATGCAGGTGCACGCAATAACCGCATGACTAAAATTTGTCGAAAACAGGACCCTGTGGCCACAGGACCACAGCATCAAAAAGAATTGGCGAAGCCATGTCGTGCATGAAGGATGATGAATGTATAGATTTTAACGGCCGACCTAAATACTCATCTAGATCGAAACTAAACTAGCGAAACTAGCTCGGCATAAGCAACAAAAGTTTGGCTCAAATAAGAGCTTCGACTGCTAAATCGAAAGTCACACTTCGGTACTTGTGTTTCTTCATAATCTGAATCGTCGTCAAGTTTAATTTTAATAATTGCCTTTGCTCAAAGAAAGTCGCAAAGTTGCTGACACAATTACAACTTGGGATAGTCCATCAATATTCGTAACATAGATGGATAAAAGTTCAAATGCTGTTGCGATTGTTGAGGAGGTTGCAAGACTGTTAATTGACTTTCAGCTCTGCCGGCGAGTAATTGAAGGTGGCTGCAATACTAGTGCGGATTCATGGTGTGCTTGTAACGGGGTTACATCCACTCCCCGGTAGTAATGCAGAAGAATTGTGCGAAAATCAGCTCCCTGTTTAGCTAGACCATGGGCACCCCATTGGCTCATACCGACCCCGTGACCATACCCCTGACCACGCACCACGAGCTGAAGCCCACATCGAGATAAAACACACTGAGCAGTTGAACGCGGCGTTCTGGGCAGCGGTGGCGGCGCAACTAACAGCGAAGGGACTTTAGCTGAGAAACTAAGCTTCACTAACTGGGGACTGGGTCTATATAACCAACGGCTCTGTTGAGCCGAAACTAACGGCGGTGCATCAGGGTATTGGCCTGCAGCAGAAGTCATTTCAAATTCCACTAAAGTGCTCCTGAGTCCTAGACGCTGGCGTAACTGCTGTCCTGTGAGAACGAAGGACCCCAGTGGTCCTTTTAATCTCGCCTGACGCACACGACCACTTGCGCTCCGACTGATCACATCTATACGGTGGAGTCCACCGATTTCCGGCAGAAGTTGGAATAAATAAGGAGGAGCGAAGTGTTCTTGCCAACGATGAACAGGACTGTGTTGGTCATAGTCAGGAACACTCAGCAAATAGGGCAGTTGCTGACGCCAAACCATGCCACTAGCTTCCGTGATGCCACCGGAACTACTGTGGAAGACGGCATTAATCAATTTGTCACCATGGACAAGAACAAGTGATTGCGTATCAGCTACTGCTTTTCGGGTCCTTAATGTTTCTGCTTCAACGCCCCGGTACACTTGGCTGGTCACGTTAGCCTTCACATCCCAACCTTCCCGGAGCGTGCGTTGCTGAAGGGCGTATGTGCGGGAAGCGACGGCTTGGGCTTGCAACGCGGCCAGAGGCCAATAGTGAGGCATTTCACTGCCTACAACGCTAGTCAGATAGGTTTCAATGCCGATAATATTCACAGCCTGTAAGCATTCCCCGAAGAAACTGATCCGAAATTTTCCCCGGTAGCGTCGTGACCCCAGCCAAATGCCCCGAGGATCATTGTTCTCAACCGTCAGCACCGTGTTCTTGAATAAGCGGCGGCGTTCTCCATCAAGATCGGCCATAACACTAGATCCCACTTGACTCAGCTCCAGCTGTAGTCGTCGAAGCCGTCGTACCCCACCTGTTAGGCCATGCACCTGCATCCACTGTTGCTGATCAGCTCGCAACAGTAGGTTTGGCCCCTCGTACAGAAGCACGCGCATTTGAGGATCAAGCTTCATCGGCATTACACGCTGTGCCGAGCCAATAAGTGAGATCGTGGTCAATCCCACCAAGACTATAGAAGCGAAACGCAAAGCAAACAACTGAAAGCGTTTCAGTGTGCCGTGTCCATTCATGTCCGGCCAAATGGCAGCATGAGGTCGGAGGATTTACGGCCTTGCAGGTCACCTTTCTCGGAACAAGTTCTGGCGTTCCCACCAGGGCCCGCAACGTATCCGCTGTGGCGCTGAGGCTGCCACAGCGATCAGAGGTATGGTTATTCGACTGCGGCGAAGGAACCCAGCACCAATTTTTGCGCAGCGAACTACGGCTCTCCCAGCTTAGGCGCGTGTTCGTGACTCATATGCACGGAGATCACGTTTTCGGTCTTCCCGGCCTTTTGGCGAGCCTTGGGCTGGCTGGGAACAGCAATGAGGGCGTGGATCTTTATGGACCAGATCAGCTAGAGAGCTATCTAAACGGTGTACTCCGTACAAGTTCTACCCGGATCGGTTACCCGCTCAAAGTGCATCGCGTTCGTGATTGCGCTGACCAAAGAACAGCTATTTACGAAGACGATGACTTGACCGTGCTCTGCGCGCCGCTCACCCACCGTGTTCCGGCTTATGCCTATCGGGTGGAGCAAAAACCTTTGGCCGGGCGATTCGACGTCGCACGCGCTCAAGAGTTGCAGATTTCTCCTGGCCCAATCTATGCCCAACTGAAACAGGGGAAAACCGTCACCCTTGAGGACGGCCGAGTAATTGATGGCACAAATCTCTGCGGCCCAGAAAGACCCGGAGTCAGTGTTGTGTACTGCACCGACACAGTGTTCTGTGAAGCGGCGGTCGAACTCGCACGGGGAGCCGACCTCCTCATTCACGAGTCTACCTTTGCTCACCAAGAAGCAGCTATGGCATTCCAGAAACAACACTCGACTAGCACAATGGCTGCTCAGACCGCTGCTGAAGCCAAGGTGGGCCAACTCCTCCTCACCCACCTCAGCCCGCGTTATGCCCCAGGAAATCCAGTCACCCCTGAAGACCTTTTAAAAGAAGCTCAAGCGATTTTCCCAAACACCTGCTTAGCCAAGGACTTTCTCACCTTAAAGGTAAAACCACGCTGCAACAGTTTGTGATCAGGCTTCGGTAAGCCACAACCCCGTGATACAAGAGCTTGGTGCGGTAAACCCGTCAGTCCTCTGCAACCTTCATGGTCTCTGTTCTCCCCCCCCTGCGGCAGTCCCTAAAAGGACTACTAGTTCTCATTCCGGTACTAGTAAGCTTGCTTTCCACGCCTCCGGCTAATGCCGTCCAGTGGGATGCTGAAACCCTAACTGTTCCAGTGAATCAAAACGGTACACAGGTGACCTTTACAGACCGCGAAATAAATGCGGGGCGGAAGGTGTTTAATACAAGCTGTGGCACTTGCCATGCTGGCGGAATTACCAAGACCAACCAAAATGTTGGTCTTGATCCCGAGACCTTAGCCCTAGCTACTCCCGCTCGCAACAACGTCGATGCGCTAGTGGACTACATGAAGGATCCCACCTCCTATGATGGCGAATACAGCATCTCCGATATACATCCCAGTATGCGGAGTGCAGAGCTTTACCCAACTATGCGTGATCTTGATGACGAAGACCTTCGCTTAATAGCCGGTTATATCCTGGTATCGCCCAAGGTGCAGGGAACCTCCTGGGGCGGCGGCAAGATCTACTTCTGAACTTGCAAGGCTTAACTTAAATACCTCAGCGTTTTCGAACGAACCGTTGGGGTTTTTATTTACTCAAGACGCATCTTCAGGGATTAACGTTGTCATCCTTCATTGAGCGGGGGTGACGGCTGTACCACCACTCCTGTAATTCGCTAACAAAACGCACAGAAAATAGAGTGAGTACGGTTGTTGTGGGACGAGACCCGGGCTGCAACAGCTCTACCGAATATGACGGGCAACGGCGGGCCGCTATATCAGGTACGAAGCGTCGACCCACCCGTCGCCAACTAGGCTCCTTGCTGCGCCAAGCCAGACGGCAGCAAGGCCAAGGTAATTCCTCTCGGTCAAACAATTGGCAACAAGGACCGATTACCCGAAAGCTGTATTGACCGCCAGGACTAGTGTGGATACTACCGAAGGCCAATAGATCATGAACATCTGAATGGCTCACAACAGCTGAAAGAGAGGAGCTCTAGTCATGCAAAATGGCTAAGCGACAAAAAACCACCCCCGAAGAGGTGGTTGGACCCAACGTTTACTGAACGAAGAGAAGGCTCAATAAAGCTCTTCCTCGGAATGGGTCTTAATAGTGCAGTCAGAAGTGGGGTAAGCCACGCAAGTCAATACGAAGCCAGCCTCTATCTGATCATCGTCCAGAAAGCTCTGGTCGGATTGGTCGACAGTGCCAGCCGTAATTTTGCCGGCGCAAGTGGAGCAAGCGCCAGCGCGACAGGAGTAGGGCAGGTCAATGCCCTGCTCTTCAGCAGCGTCGAGGATGTACTGGTCATCAGGCACTTCGATGGTCTTATCAAGACCTTCGTTCTCGCTGACCAGGGTGACCTTATAGGAAGCCATGAAGTGGTGAATGCGTACAGGTCTCCGGTAATCCGGTCCTGCAGAACAGCACTTATCTACTGCAAATAAAGGCAAAATTAGAGGGTTTCAGCCCCTGGGAGGGGCAGGAACAATCGGAGCGGTAGCTCCGATAAGTTTGACTTATATTATTGGCTCATTTGGGTTGGGTCTACGGCAGGTCCCAGCTGCCTTGCGCTGCTTTCTAGATTATTGCTATCTTAACTTTGCAATGACCTCTATTAAACTGAGTACCTGATTTACTAAGCGATCCATCTCCGCTGAGTGGAGGTCACCTATACCGATGAAAGTGACCAGACTCTCAAAACCAAGATCAAGGGGTCAATCACTGGCGTCAAGAAGTTTCAGAACAACTCATTTGGCTTGTCACCGTTAACACGCTCTGAAAAAATCCCAAGGTGAACTGAAAGCACTTTTCTGGGAGATCTTAAACAACCATTATTAGCCGTGGCTAGTACCGCCAAACTTTTGTATTGGCAATTAGGACCGCTTTAGATCTGGGTTTAAATAAGATACCAGAAATCCCGCTCCCACGACTCGAATCAGCTGCCGACGTTGCTGGCCGTAGAGCAATTTTCAACATTTCTAAGATAAAGTCAAGTGGTAGGATTGTTTGCTGACGCCAAAGGCGGCTTTCGGATCTCAGCTAACAATCAATCCTGTCAATATGCTTTGAAGGGTATATCAATCTACGCCAAAAGAATCACTAACAACTTCTCTTAGACCAGACTGTGAGCTAACGGTACTACCTCTATCTTAGACTTCAATCCTCATCAAGAAACCTGATTTGGTACGATCGAGGTGGGAGGATACTTCGCTAGAAATTGAAGACTCGAGACCCGCCGGCCAGCAGATCATTCTATTTTGCCTAGAATTAATTACTATGGCAAGACAGCTAGAATGACAATACCTTTTAATTTAGATATTTCCTTGGTTAGCTATGTCGCGAAGCTAGCCAAATACATGCACCACCCAACTTCTAAACCAGTAACTTTTCTGGTTTGGAGGAATAAACCTATTAGTGGATGCAACCAAATCATCAAAGAGTGACCGGACGCGACTCCTTAATGCCATCGATTGTGGTAATTGTCTGAAGCAATTCAGCAGGAATTGGGTCATCGACGCTAAGCACCATCACAGCGTCGCCGCGAACAATCTTACGTCCTACTTGCATGGAGGCAATATTTACGTTGTGTTCACCCAACATCGAACCCAAATGGCCAATGATTCCAGGCATATCCCGGTGACGAGTAAATAGCATGTGTCTGCTTGGAGACACATTGACAGGAAACTCATCGATGCTTGTGATCCGTAATTCGTCGTCAGCAAAAACAGCCCCCTTTACACAGCGATTGCCTTGATCCCCGCGCGTGGTGATCTGCAGCGATCCGCCGGCGAAATCGCGGCTGGTCTCGTCCTTTACCTCCAAGACCTGAATACCACGAGCCTTCGCCTCCAACGATGCATTTACAAAATTAATACTGTCGCCAAGAGCCGCACTGAGAAGCCCCTTCAATGCAGCGATCACGAGTGGCTGAGACGGGTGACTAGCAAACTCACCTTGTAGGCGTAGCTCCATCTCTTGAACATAGCCACCTGCCAACTGGCTCACCAACAAACCTACGGTTTCGGCTAGTTGCAAATGCGGTTTAAGTCGTTCCATAATTTCAGCGCTAAGGCTAGGGATATTCACAGCACTACGAGCAGGCAACCCGAGCAATACGTCTCTCATCTGTTCTGCTACGTCAATGGCCACATTTTCTTGGGCTTCCTCTGTGGACGCTCCCAGGTGAGGCGTTAGCACGAGCCCTCGTTCGACAGCACGCAATGGGGAATTCTCCGCCAAAGGCTCATTGGCATACACGTCGAGGCCAGCACCGGCGATAATGCCGTTATCGATCGCTTCGGAGATGGCGGCTTCATCCACCACACCACCACGAGCGCAGTTCACAATGCGAGCCGTAGGCTTCATAGTTCGCAGTAGTTCGGTATTCACTAAATTTTCTGTGTCCTTTGTGCGTGGAATGTGAAGCGTCACGTAATCCGCAATGCGGAAGAGCGCATCAAGTTCGGTAAGCCTCACCTGCATCTGCTTGGCACGATCAGCAGCAATGAATGGGTCGTAAGCGATTAAATTCATTCCCATAGCCTGGGCCACCTTGGCTACATGAGAACCGATTTTGCCCAGACCAACAACTCCAAGAGTTTTTTTATAGAGCTCATTGCCGACATATTTTTTACGCTCCCACTTTCCTGCACGCATCCCGGCATGAGCCTGGGGCACATGACGAGACAGAGACAGCATCATCGCAAGGGTATGCTCTGCTGCAGCAATCGTGTTCCCCTCTGGTGAGTTGACCACGAGCACGCCACGCTGCGTCGCAGCGAATACATCAATGTTGTCGACACCAACACCAGCTCGACCAATGATTTTGAGCCTATTTGCCGCAGCAATCACTGTGGCGGTTACTTGTGTACCAGAACGAATCATCAAACCGTCGTAATCACCGATGATTCTCACTAGCTCCTCTTCCGTTAAAATCATGCGCTGATCGACTTGCGCTACCTGGTTAAGGATGTCAAGGCCGGCCTGATCAATCGGATCGGAAACCAGAACTTTTGTCATAAATGGGCACAGAATTGCCTAATTAAAACTGTAGGGATTGACATCCACTGCCTTATTTAAGATCAAGGGGTGGGGTTCAGAATTTAGATCAACTAAATGTGAGCAAATGCCTGTCTGCGTGCTGGTAGTGTCCGACCAAACTGCTGTGGAGGAATTAAACCAGCAGCTCAGGGAGACCAAAGTCCCCCTAACACAGTGCCTAGCTATTTCACCCGAAGGAAATACCATAGATCGCGTTAAGATGCTGAGTCCCAACCTCACTCGCCAGCTTCGGCAAAAGGTGATGGCACGCTGGCTAATGCCGTTTGGGTTCCTTGCAGGAGTCACCTTTACTCAGATCACGAACCTCACGACCTTTGCCAGTTTCGGCCCATGGGGTGAGATATTGATCAGCGGCTTGCTGGGGATGGGCTCAGGACTGATGGGCAGCTATGCCGCTGCTGCTAGTGTGAATTTTGATGATGACAACAGCGTACGCATCTTGCGCAATCGGCTTGAGGAAGGACGTTGGCTTGTGCTTTTGGAAACGCCCGACAGCATTGAATTGCCTTGGCAGGTAATACGACGCAGCCGACCACAACAGGTAATCCGTCTTAACGTTCTATGAACAGCTACTTTCGTAGGCGCAAAAATCCCAAGGTTCTCAGAAGTCTGGTTGGTTTGGCTAACAGAGCGTTGCGTGCTTAATGGCTTGTTTCTAAAGCCCTTTCTTTAGCATTTGCTTTCAAGAAGAGACGCTGAACCATAATTAAACGGACAAACCCAGTGGATTTGCTTGGCATCGCGACGAGATTGCCTGAGTGCTTCAATGATGTCAGCTTCTCTGTCTACCTACGCGAACGCAGTCTCCTGGCACCGATCACACCCCGTCCGTCGACTCAAGGGATTTTCTCTTTGACTCTCCTGGCTTAGCCCTAAAAGCCTTGGGTTAAGCTGTGCAGAATCAGGGTCCAAGGGCTGACTCGGACTTCAGTTGAGGGTTCTTAAGTCTATAACAATTGCAACGGATATAAACTTATGTGTTGAGAGGCTGTGCCGAAACGCTCAATTAACAACCTGGTTTCGCGCACGGCACTGCTGTTTATTGCGATGTTGTTCCGATAAATCAGCCGCGCTCACTGGTTCAGCGCATACTCCACACGCTTCAAACCCTGGAAAAGTCCCTTCGAACCTATGCGATGCCTTCGGCCAAACATACTTCGGATTCTTAAGAATCAGGACCGAGAGCTGACCGTTGGAGGTTGTCCTCTAGTCTCGGGATCGTGAATGCGTGGGAGTACTTTGCAATGTTTCTGATCAAAAACGACGGCTGACACATCAGGTTGGCATTTCAGTTTGCCTGCTATTGTTCACTCGAGCCGGATAGGGGTCTGGGGTCGGTCGACTGAGGGCGGTTAGCTCAGGGGTAGAGCACTACATTGACATTGTAGGAGTCACTGGTTCAAATCCAGTATCGCCCACTTTCCGCCGAGGAACTCTCTCAGTGGCATTCACAGTCGTCGTTGGACTCGGCAAGTCAGGCATCGGTGCAGCCCGACTAATGCACAATCAGGGTCAATCTGTTGCTGTGATTGAACAAGAAGACGGTCCTGAACACCGACTATGTGCCAATCAACTTCAAAAACAGGGTATTCAAGTTGAGCTGGGCTGCCCGCTTGAAATCAGCAGTTTTGTACCTTGGCGTAACTCCCTGAGCGCAGTAGTGGTTGGGCCTGGCATTCCATGGGATCACCCAACTTTGACTGCCCTTAGAAGGGGTGGAATTCAGGTACGCGGCGAGATAGATTTGGCTTGGTCAGCCCTTAACACTATCCCCTGGGTGGGAATCACTGGTACAAATGGTAAAACAACAGTGACTCATCTACTAAGCCACATTTTGCAGAGGGCTGGAATTAAGGCGCCCATGGGAGGAAATATGGGAGTATCCGCAGCAGAGATAGCACTGGAGATTACCACAGAGCGCAAATCTAAGCCCGACTGGCTTATAATGGAGCTTAGCAGCTATCAGATCGAATCCGCCCCAACGCTAGCTCCACAAATCGGCATCTGGACCAACCTAACTCCGGACCATTTAGAAAGACATAGAACTTTAGAAGCCTACGGATCAATTAAGCGCGGCTTGCTCGAGCGATCGGGTTTAGCCATTTTTAATGGTGATGATCCATATCTCCGTTCTTATCGCAAATTTCCAGGATCAGGTCTTTGGATCAGTAGCGAGGAGCCGCACTCCGAATTAGATCCCGTTGATTTTTGGATTGATGCAGAGGGAACGGTTCATATGCGAGACATAGGTGCGATGTTCACCGCCGACGTTCTGGCAATGCCAGGTGTACACAATCGTCAAAATCTTCTCCTAGCGACTGCTGCTGCCATAAAAATTGGCCTCAACCCTGCTGAAATCGCATTAGGCCTCAAGAGTTTCCCTGGCTTACCCCACAGACTTGAACAACTAGGATTATTGGCGACTGCATCTGTGTTCAACGATAGCAAAGCTACAAATTACGATGCGGCATCCGTGGGGCTCAAAGCCATAAGTGGGCCTGTTGTGGTACTGGCGGGAGGACAGATCAAGCGCGGCGATGCCGGTTGCTGGTTAGCGCAACTAAAGTCAAAAGCCTGCTCGGTGATTCTGTACGGGGCGGGAGCTGGGGAGCTGGAAGTTCTCATACGCTACTCTGGTTACATCGGGGATTTACATCGGTGTAGTGACCTCAATGAAGCTGTCCCCATTTCGGTACAAGCCACGATTAATCACAATGCGGCCAGCCTGCTCCTATCGCCGGCCTGCGCTAGCCTGGATCAGTATAAAGATTTCGAAGCCAGAGGTAATCATTTCCGGCGGTTGATACAGCCTTATCTTTTGGCCAGCTGAGTCGAATCAAATGCATTTATATTCAAGAGAGAAATCCAAACTGGGGTCACAGCGAGTCTAATTCGGAAGAATCCCGCGGTTTCCTGACATAACGAGCAACTATCAGGTTCGCAACCTTAAATGCGTGCTACGTATCTATCTCAATAATTCGGCATTTTCGTCGTCCCGGTGATGACGTTAGCCCTGCTTATCCAGCCCCGAGCTGGCACACTCCCATGGCGCCGCGTTGGGTTGACAGTCTCAAACCTAACTCTAATCAATACGGGGAGTGCCACATAACGTTTTCATCGCTGCAACGACTGCTACAGCCACGGGAGCCGGCCAGAACCCTTCTGCGCCCCGTCCCTGGCGCGGCGTTAGAACAAGCGCAAGACTCCAGCTCTGGCAATCACCAGCCAGACAACCCCACCATTCTCCACGCTCAAGCTCAAGCTCGATCGACTCCTCAACCATAAGTTGGTCCTTCAACGCGCAATACTGTGTCTCCAGAGTCGACACGAGACCGACTAAATCTCGCCACTCGAACTCTGTTAATTCAAAGGCCCAATTTTCACCACCCACAAGGACGGTGAATTGACCTCGTGAAGGTTCCCAAGCCAAACGCCATCCAAGACCTTCCCGCAGAATCACGGTGAATCATCAGCCAGGTAGAAGATCGGGTTGATCCTGCTCATCGCTTAGTTCAACGATGGCACGCTTTATCGGTTTTACGCTGGACTCGTCGAGCAGTCCGTCAAAGTCGTCGAAGCGCCGTTGCTTTGCCCGAAAAGCAATACGCACGGTTGTGAGGTATCGATTGCTTGATTGTCGAATCAAACTTTCCCCGCGCTTAGCCAAATCGTTCGAATCAATTCTTGCTGAAATCACAAGCTGATCAGAGATAGTGGGTCAGCTTAGTCGGCCGTCTCAAGTGATCTAGACTGTTAAAAGAAGAAACAGTTTCTTAAGTCGAGGTAGAAGCGGGAAACGCTGACTCGCTAAATATCTACAACGTTGTTTGGTGCCTTATCTTTAGAGCCGCTAGAAGTGAACGCGGGTAAAACAGTAGGATCGTTTCGTTAGTCCCCTCAGGATAAAGAGTGATTTAAAGTATTTGATCTTGACGTCGCCCTATTTGCGAATGCACACGACAGCGATGACAAAGGTTCTGCAACTGACCCTATCTCTAGGTTTCCCTGCAAAACGAAAAAAAATCGCTTACCAGGACGGTTTCTATCTAGTACTGGATCCAGACTAATTTCAGGTTAACCTAGCTGTGCTTTTGTCGCGGTCTGAAAAATAAGCCGTGTAAGCCGTGGGAGAGAAAGAGCTTCGACATCCCTCCGAACGTGGTGGCACTCTAGCCATTGACTTGGGAAGCACCACCACAGTGGTTGCCTTTCAATCGCCCGGGGATCCAACAGTTCAGTTGCTGGATCTTCCTCCAATCGGACATCGTCCCGGAGAGATCCCCAGTTTAGTTTGGGACAGCCACGAGCAGCCCTTGATCGGATGTCAGGTCCTTGAAGCAGGGCTTCATGACACCGACGATCCGAGATTGCACCGAGACTTTAAGCTACATATCGGCAACCGGAATACCCCAAAGCACGACCGGGCCTCTTGGGCCGGAGAACAGCTTTTACAGCAAGTCTGGCAGCGTCTACCCGCCAATCTCAACATTGAGCGCCTCGTTCTTTCTGCTCCGGTCAAAAGCTATCGCGCTTACCGAAGCTGGCTAGTCAAAGCGAGCGAGACTCTTCCCGTTAAAGAGGTTGCCCTTGTTGATGAACCAACGGCCGCTGCCTTGGGAGCAGGACTACCTCCAGGCTCACGCATCTTAGTGGTGGATTTTGGCGGCAGCACCATTGATCTAGCACTTGTTGCCCTGGAAGGCGGAGAGGGCAAGGCCGCTCCTGTAGCACAGCTTCTACGTCTCGGAGGAAAGAATCTGGGCGAAGGCAGTGGCCAAAGACTCCGTACCGCCAAAGTGCTTGGG comes from the Synechococcus sp. M16CYN genome and includes:
- the murD gene encoding UDP-N-acetylmuramoyl-L-alanine--D-glutamate ligase gives rise to the protein MAFTVVVGLGKSGIGAARLMHNQGQSVAVIEQEDGPEHRLCANQLQKQGIQVELGCPLEISSFVPWRNSLSAVVVGPGIPWDHPTLTALRRGGIQVRGEIDLAWSALNTIPWVGITGTNGKTTVTHLLSHILQRAGIKAPMGGNMGVSAAEIALEITTERKSKPDWLIMELSSYQIESAPTLAPQIGIWTNLTPDHLERHRTLEAYGSIKRGLLERSGLAIFNGDDPYLRSYRKFPGSGLWISSEEPHSELDPVDFWIDAEGTVHMRDIGAMFTADVLAMPGVHNRQNLLLATAAAIKIGLNPAEIALGLKSFPGLPHRLEQLGLLATASVFNDSKATNYDAASVGLKAISGPVVVLAGGQIKRGDAGCWLAQLKSKACSVILYGAGAGELEVLIRYSGYIGDLHRCSDLNEAVPISVQATINHNAASLLLSPACASLDQYKDFEARGNHFRRLIQPYLLAS
- a CDS encoding DUF1818 family protein, with protein sequence MILREGLGWRLAWEPSRGQFTVLVGGENWAFELTEFEWRDLVGLVSTLETQYCALKDQLMVEESIELELERGEWWGCLAGDCQSWSLALVLTPRQGRGAEGFWPAPVAVAVVAAMKTLCGTPRID
- a CDS encoding DNA-directed RNA polymerase subunit omega yields the protein MISARIDSNDLAKRGESLIRQSSNRYLTTVRIAFRAKQRRFDDFDGLLDESSVKPIKRAIVELSDEQDQPDLLPG